From Micromonospora rifamycinica, a single genomic window includes:
- a CDS encoding class I SAM-dependent methyltransferase, protein MTHSFDRDYWQQHWQQTHGDRPGSMAGNPPNPYLARETAGLPPGTALDAGCGAGAEAIWLAAHGWRVTAADISADALAHAADRATGGPAEAVRWVEADLTVWEPGTRFDLVTTHYAHPAMPQLAFYRRLGDWVAPGGTLLIVGHLHTAGPGTTTAALPARSGHGHDHGHGHGHGHHDHGHGHHGHPAEATVTLTDITAGLDTVGWEIVTAEEHQRPVPRPGGRSATLHDVVVRATRRP, encoded by the coding sequence ATGACGCACAGCTTCGACCGGGACTACTGGCAACAGCACTGGCAGCAGACCCACGGCGACCGGCCCGGCTCGATGGCCGGCAACCCGCCGAACCCGTACCTCGCCCGCGAGACCGCCGGCCTGCCGCCGGGCACCGCCCTGGACGCCGGGTGCGGCGCCGGCGCCGAGGCGATCTGGCTGGCCGCCCACGGCTGGCGGGTCACCGCCGCCGACATCTCCGCCGACGCCCTCGCCCACGCCGCCGACCGCGCCACCGGTGGGCCGGCGGAGGCCGTCCGGTGGGTGGAGGCGGACCTGACCGTCTGGGAGCCGGGCACGCGTTTCGACCTGGTCACCACCCACTATGCACATCCCGCGATGCCGCAGCTCGCCTTCTACCGGCGCCTCGGCGACTGGGTGGCCCCCGGCGGCACCCTGCTGATCGTCGGCCACCTGCACACCGCCGGCCCCGGCACCACCACTGCCGCGCTGCCGGCGCGGTCCGGCCACGGCCACGATCACGGCCACGGCCACGGCCACGGCCACCACGATCACGGCCACGGCCACCACGGCCATCCCGCCGAGGCGACGGTCACCCTCACCGACATCACCGCCGGCCTGGACACGGTCGGGTGGGAGATCGTCACCGCCGAGGAACACCAGCGCCCGGTCCCCCGACCCGGCGGCCGGTCGGCCACGCTGCACGACGTCGTCGTCCGCGCGACCCGCCGCCCCTGA
- a CDS encoding CU044_2847 family protein, with amino-acid sequence MVEFLAVPLDDGGTVLVEVDEVEGRPGVVKAGRPGEVLTRAAQSMEAALQPVTAAARAALGELRRVQPDEVTIEFGVQFRTELGAVIARSSGECNLKVTMRWSAPAERTA; translated from the coding sequence ATGGTCGAGTTCCTGGCGGTCCCGCTGGACGACGGCGGGACGGTGCTCGTGGAGGTCGACGAGGTGGAGGGCCGTCCCGGTGTGGTGAAGGCCGGCCGTCCCGGCGAGGTACTGACCCGAGCCGCACAGAGTATGGAGGCCGCGTTGCAGCCGGTGACGGCGGCGGCCCGCGCCGCGCTCGGCGAACTGCGCAGGGTCCAGCCCGACGAGGTCACCATCGAGTTCGGCGTGCAGTTCCGTACCGAGCTCGGCGCGGTGATAGCCCGGTCGAGCGGCGAGTGCAACCTCAAGGTGACCATGCGGTGGAGCGCCCCTGCCGAGCGGACCGCCTGA
- a CDS encoding helix-turn-helix domain-containing protein, giving the protein MDENLERTLDAVGPRLKQLRLRRNVTLTELAEETGISASTLSRLEAGLRRPTLEQMLPLARAHSVTIDELVDAPPTGDPRINLRPIAAGDGSTILPLTRRPGGIQAYKFVLPAGADDRVPDLRTHEGYDWVYVLNGNLRLVLGDEDIVLRPGEAAEFDTRIPHWFGATGSGPVEFLSLIGRQGERAHVRAAPGTPH; this is encoded by the coding sequence ATGGACGAGAACCTGGAACGCACCCTCGACGCGGTGGGACCACGGTTGAAGCAGCTGCGGCTGCGCCGCAACGTCACCCTCACCGAGCTGGCCGAGGAGACCGGCATCTCCGCCAGCACCCTGTCGCGCCTCGAAGCCGGCCTACGACGTCCCACGCTCGAACAGATGCTCCCGCTGGCCCGCGCCCACAGCGTCACCATCGACGAACTCGTCGACGCGCCACCGACCGGCGATCCCCGGATCAACCTGCGCCCCATAGCCGCCGGTGACGGGTCCACCATCCTGCCCCTGACCCGCCGGCCCGGCGGTATCCAGGCCTACAAGTTCGTCCTGCCGGCCGGCGCCGACGACCGCGTTCCCGACCTGCGCACCCACGAGGGCTACGACTGGGTCTACGTGCTCAACGGGAACCTGCGCCTGGTCCTCGGCGACGAGGACATCGTCCTGCGGCCGGGAGAGGCCGCCGAGTTCGACACCCGCATCCCGCACTGGTTCGGCGCCACCGGCTCCGGACCCGTCGAGTTCCTCAGCCTGATCGGCAGGCAGGGCGAACGCGCACACGTCCGCGCCGCACCGGGCACGCCCCACTGA